In Treponema denticola, one genomic interval encodes:
- a CDS encoding lipoate--protein ligase produces the protein MKYIVNNSHDPEYNMAFEEYCFRNLPLENEEYVFLWSNSPTILLGKNQNTYQEINEKYINENGIKVVRRITGGGAIYQDLENLNFSFVTKTKGNEKIDFKKYYIPIVNALKKIGVDAELSGRNDVTIEGQKCIGASQSVWQGRVLSDGSILFNVEMEALSKALTVRKEKLESKGVKSVRSRVTNIKPYLKRDITVDQFKDELLKAIFEVENQEPIEYKLSEEELKGVMKIYEERFSRKEWNYGASPKAEYSHYERFPIGSIEVFFNVENMKINSLKIHGDFFGTADKAELEELLNGCEYSESVLTEKLRNTDLTPYFGNLEKKDFIGMFFK, from the coding sequence GAAATACATAGTGAACAATTCACATGACCCCGAATATAATATGGCCTTTGAGGAGTACTGCTTTAGAAACCTCCCTTTGGAAAATGAGGAATATGTTTTTTTATGGAGTAACAGCCCTACTATTCTTTTAGGTAAAAATCAAAATACCTATCAGGAAATAAACGAAAAATATATAAATGAAAACGGTATAAAGGTTGTCAGACGCATTACGGGCGGAGGGGCCATCTATCAAGACCTCGAAAACTTAAACTTTTCTTTTGTTACAAAAACAAAAGGAAACGAAAAGATTGATTTTAAAAAATATTATATCCCGATTGTAAATGCTTTAAAAAAAATCGGAGTTGATGCAGAGCTTTCAGGCAGAAACGATGTTACGATTGAAGGACAAAAATGTATCGGTGCCTCTCAATCAGTTTGGCAGGGACGGGTTTTAAGCGACGGTTCCATTCTTTTTAATGTGGAAATGGAAGCCCTTTCCAAAGCTTTGACTGTCCGAAAAGAAAAACTTGAATCTAAAGGCGTAAAAAGCGTCCGCTCAAGGGTAACAAACATAAAGCCCTATTTAAAACGGGATATTACAGTTGATCAATTTAAAGACGAACTTTTAAAAGCAATCTTTGAAGTTGAAAACCAAGAGCCTATCGAATATAAACTTTCGGAAGAAGAACTTAAAGGTGTTATGAAAATTTATGAGGAAAGATTTTCTCGCAAAGAATGGAATTACGGAGCATCTCCCAAGGCAGAATATTCTCACTACGAGCGTTTTCCAATAGGCAGTATCGAAGTATTTTTTAATGTCGAAAACATGAAAATAAATTCTTTAAAAATTCACGGGGATTTTTTCGGTACAGCCGATAAGGCAGAACTGGAAGAACTTTTAAACGGCTGCGAGTATTCCGAAAGTGTTTTAACAGAAAAACTTAGAAACACTGATTTAACACCCTACTTCGGAAATCTGGAAAAAAAAGATTTTATCGGAATGTTTTTTAAGTAA